In a genomic window of Chryseobacterium sp. G0162:
- the rplS gene encoding 50S ribosomal protein L19: MDLLKYVQDKYIAKKEFPEFKAGDTITVYYEIKEGQKTRTQFFKGTVIQLRGTGSTKTFTIRKMSGDVGVERVFPINLPALQKIEVDRRGRVRRARIYYFRDLRGKKARIKDAAYKKK; the protein is encoded by the coding sequence ATGGATTTATTAAAGTACGTACAAGACAAGTACATTGCGAAAAAAGAATTCCCTGAATTCAAAGCAGGTGATACAATTACTGTGTATTACGAAATTAAAGAAGGACAAAAAACTAGAACTCAGTTCTTCAAAGGGACAGTTATCCAATTAAGAGGTACTGGTTCTACAAAAACTTTTACCATCAGAAAAATGTCTGGTGATGTAGGTGTAGAAAGAGTATTCCCTATCAACTTACCTGCACTTCAAAAAATTGAGGTTGACAGAAGAGGTAGAGTTAGAAGAGCTAGAATCTACTACTTCAGAGATCTTAGAGGTAAAAAAGCGAGAATTAAAGACGCTGCTTACAAGAAGAAATAA